The DNA segment ACAGGGGGGCCTGTTTTCTGGGGAGATGGGGACCCCAGCCGTGGGCCGGGGGTGTCCTGGGAGAACCTTGGACCTCAGACCAAGGCGTTGACCTCAGGCCCGTAGTCTACCTTCTGAATGGCGCTGCTGAGGTTCACACAGACGCCCTTGGAATAGCGTCCAAAGGTCATGTCCCTACGCTCATGGCCCACTAGCAACTGGACCGTGGATAGCGGGACCTCAGCCCCTTCCAGAAGCTCAATCAGGTTCTTCCTGGTGGAATGGAAGACCACGCCAGCCCTATCTACCCCCGCTCCCCTACGGGCCGCTGAGAACTTCTTAGAGGCGCTATGGCCCTTATCCTTGTCATAGCCTCCAGGCGGGAAGACGCTATCCGGGAAGAACCAGCCGCCTGGGTCAGCCTCAGCGGTCCTCAGGAGCCTATCCACCAGCGTCTCTATCTGGGGGTGGATGGGGATATGGCGGATAGCGGCTTCAGTCTTCCCTTCCTCAATGGACAGGAAACGGACCCCATGCTTTTCCACCACATGCTTAGCCCTCAGGCTGGCTAGCTCATTGATACGGCCCCCGGTGAACAGACCCAGGCGAAACAGGTCAGCCAGTGGCCCCTCCAGGGTTCTCAGGAGGTTGGAGATTTCTTCAGTGGTGTAAGGCACCCAGCCCTTGGCCTTCTTGCCTCCACGGCTCTTGGTTACGGCTCCACGCTGGCCTCCCCAAGGATTGGCTTGGTCATCCTTGGTGCGGCCCTTCTGGATAAGCCATTTCCACCAGTTACTGATTCCGCTGAGGTTCCGGTTCCGGGTGTCCTTAGCCATTGCCTGGAGCTTATCGGAAACATAATCCCCGGCATGGCGGCGGGTGACCTCATGGACCAGGAGGATGCCCTTGGAATCCGCCCACTCCAGGAACTTGGAGACACTGGTTTTATAATCATGGACGGTCTTCCGGGCCGCTTCAGATGCTTCTAGGTCCACCAGCCATAGAGCGTAGGTTTCCCTCAGGGTGGGTGATTTGGACAGTGCTCCCCGCACCAGGGAACGCGAAAGACCCTCACTCACCTGGGCCGCGGCTTTCTCAGCAAGCGTCTCCAGGACCACCATGGCAATATCCCGGTCACTCATACCAGTGAGAGGGTCTGGAACATTGGACGCTGCTAGGATGGCCTTCCGGACCTCTATGGCCTTCCTAGTCGCGGCACTTAGATTTCCGACCTTCTCCAGGCCAGCAAGCTCAGCCTTAATTTGGGCCACCAAGGGCCAGCGAAGAACACGGGCTTCATCTAGGGAATGGGTCTTCAGGGTACGGATAATATGAGTGTTTCCAACCTGAGCCTCTAAGGACCTGGGAACCCGGACCTTCACATACCAAGTCTGGTAGCGACGCATAAGGTACCGGGTGTCGTTATCCATATCCGCCCCTAGGGTAGCTTTTACCTCATGTAATTAGCATCCAGGACGGCAATCCAAGCGACCTTAGGAAGCAGCCTCATCAGACAGGCCGTTGCTGCGGATACAAAGCGGTGGTACAAAGCGGGCTAACGCACAGGGCCTGAAAGCCTAGGAAAACTGCCGTTTCTGAGCGGACGAGGCACAATCCCACCCTCTCCGCCACATTCCCTTGAAGGTTCTCGGCCGCACCGGGCACGTCTTCCCAAACGCGATGTCCGCGCTCCCGCTGAGCGTGAGCACGCATGCGTCATTTGCGCTTGCAGATCGGGGTAGAAGCCATAGGATTATGCAGTGTCGAGGGAGGTGGAGATGTCAGCCGCATTAACTCAAGCTGCGCAGTCGGTTATGGATCGGAACAGGGCACGGTGGAGCCAGATGCTCAACGTGTCACAGGAAGCCATGCAGCGTAATCAGCAGAAAGTCGTCCAGACTATCCAGCAGGTCTCCCAGGCAGAGAAGATCATGTCCGCTGGGCTGGGCTCTCGCGGCGGCCGCATCGACATTGTCGCCTAGGACCGGATATTCCCGCGCATACTTTTCCACTGCCTGCTGTTCTTCAGCAGGCCGGCGCTTTGTTTTCCTTTTCTGACCTCCGCTGATCCGCGCCCGTGTCTCCGGGCGACGGTCTTGGCGGAATTGTGTTTTCCCGAGTCGCGGTTGAATGCGCCGCGTCCGGGTCGCAGAGGCGCCCGGACGGCCTGCCCTCCCCTGCCCGATCCTCCCGGTCCGGTCCGGGATTTTCTCGCCCGCGCCGGCAGGCGATGTACCATAGGCATTCCGCTGCCTGAGGATACCGTTCGCCCATGCTGACCGCCGACCAGACCGCCGCCTTCCACCGGGATGGATTCCTTATGCTGCCCGGCTTCCTGGACGCCGGCGCCTGTTCCAGGCTAGTCCAGCGTGCGGAGCAACTGGTCGACGGTTTCGACGCGGATGCGCACCGGACCATCTTCCAGACCCGTGACCAGCGGCACGCCGCCGACACCTACTTCCTTTCCTCCGGTGACCGCATCCGCTTCTTCTTCGAGGAGGAGGCGTTCGACGCGGATGGGCGACTGCGCCAGGAGAAGCGGCTGTCCATCAACAAGATCGGTCATGCCCTGCACGACCTCGACCCTGAATTCGATGCCGTATCGCGCGACCGGCGGCTGGCCGCAATTATGACCGATCTGGGCATGCTCCAGCCTGTGCTGATGCAGTCCATGTACATCTTCAAGCAACCCCGCATCGGCGGCGAAGTCACCTGCCATCAGGATGCGACTTTCCTCTATACCGATCCGCCGAGCGTGGTCGGGCTGTGGTTCGCCCTACAGCATGCGACTGTGGAGAATGGCTGCCTCTGGGCGCTTCCCGGCGGACACCGGGCCGGGTTGAAGTCCCTGTTCGGCCGCACGGCGGAAGGCGGCGTGGCCATGCGCACTCTCAACCCGACTCCGTGGCCCGAAATGACGCCGGAAAACGGCTACGTTCCGTTGGAAGCGTCGGCTGGAACGCTGGTCCTGCTGCATGGGCTGCTGCCCCACCTGTCCGGCCCCAACCGCTCCGACCGCTCGCGCCACGCTTATGCCGTCCATGTTGTGGACGGGGCGCTGCCCTGGCCGGCGGACAACTGGCTGCAGCGTGGGGAAGACAATCCGGCCCGCGGGTTCTGAGCCGCCACCTACGGAGGGATGCTGCATACCGTCGGCTATGCTCCATAGCGGCGGAAGCGGTCTCCCTCCAGCGCCGGCCTGATCCGCTCCTGGAGGGAGGCTGGAAGGTCGAGCCAGCTGCACCAGAAGCGCTCCCCCTGCCCGACCCTGCTGGCCGGATGGATCGCCCAGCGCGGAAGGTCGTCCCGCCCCTCGCCCCATTCCGCGAACCAGGGCTGCCGGTCTTCCCGCCCCATGCCGTCCAACACATGCGCAGGAGCGTGCTGGTGCCAGGCGTCCGCCCGGTGCGCCTCGATCTGCTCACGATCCTGCACCAGCAGAAGGCGCCCACGGCCCCGCGCGTCGAAACAGATCATACCTGGCGGATCGACCGAGAAATAATATTCGACGATGCCATCCCTCTGTCGCTCCGCCGCGAACCAGCCTGCGAAGTCGGGATCGGCCGGAAAATCGTGGTTGGCATGGAAGATATCCGCGAGGAACCGCGTTATCCCGCGGAAATACCGCTCGTCGGCAAGCGCGATCTCGGCTTTCAGCCTTCCGCGGACATCTGGATCGTGATTCAGGATGAAGCGGTCGATGATCCCCTCGTTGAAGGCATCGACCGCCAGTCGCTCATCGGCCTTGCCCGTGAGCAGAATCTTCTGGATCGGCAGATGGGAAATGGCGCGGCAGAGGGCTAACCCGTCCATCTGCGGCATGTCGTAGTCCACCACCAGCACGGAAATCTCGGACGCCCGCCGCGGATTGGCCATGATATCGGCGATGCTGCGGAGATGCAGGCGGA comes from the Indioceanicola profundi genome and includes:
- a CDS encoding DUF6538 domain-containing protein, producing the protein MDNDTRYLMRRYQTWYVKVRVPRSLEAQVGNTHIIRTLKTHSLDEARVLRWPLVAQIKAELAGLEKVGNLSAATRKAIEVRKAILAASNVPDPLTGMSDRDIAMVVLETLAEKAAAQVSEGLSRSLVRGALSKSPTLRETYALWLVDLEASEAARKTVHDYKTSVSKFLEWADSKGILLVHEVTRRHAGDYVSDKLQAMAKDTRNRNLSGISNWWKWLIQKGRTKDDQANPWGGQRGAVTKSRGGKKAKGWVPYTTEEISNLLRTLEGPLADLFRLGLFTGGRINELASLRAKHVVEKHGVRFLSIEEGKTEAAIRHIPIHPQIETLVDRLLRTAEADPGGWFFPDSVFPPGGYDKDKGHSASKKFSAARRGAGVDRAGVVFHSTRKNLIELLEGAEVPLSTVQLLVGHERRDMTFGRYSKGVCVNLSSAIQKVDYGPEVNALV
- a CDS encoding phytanoyl-CoA dioxygenase family protein, with amino-acid sequence MLTADQTAAFHRDGFLMLPGFLDAGACSRLVQRAEQLVDGFDADAHRTIFQTRDQRHAADTYFLSSGDRIRFFFEEEAFDADGRLRQEKRLSINKIGHALHDLDPEFDAVSRDRRLAAIMTDLGMLQPVLMQSMYIFKQPRIGGEVTCHQDATFLYTDPPSVVGLWFALQHATVENGCLWALPGGHRAGLKSLFGRTAEGGVAMRTLNPTPWPEMTPENGYVPLEASAGTLVLLHGLLPHLSGPNRSDRSRHAYAVHVVDGALPWPADNWLQRGEDNPARGF
- a CDS encoding response regulator, whose protein sequence is MAGGGCGRPGAIPPYWHPTTVVAVDDDPLLLESLAFHLSRAQRCEAYVSPVQALAAILERGRSARPDGWVQPLTVSDLNELPGDPSDHGVRLHLRSIADIMANPRRASEISVLVVDYDMPQMDGLALCRAISHLPIQKILLTGKADERLAVDAFNEGIIDRFILNHDPDVRGRLKAEIALADERYFRGITRFLADIFHANHDFPADPDFAGWFAAERQRDGIVEYYFSVDPPGMICFDARGRGRLLLVQDREQIEAHRADAWHQHAPAHVLDGMGREDRQPWFAEWGEGRDDLPRWAIHPASRVGQGERFWCSWLDLPASLQERIRPALEGDRFRRYGA